The sequence GACTGCCTTCGGATGCAGAGGAACCCTACATCAGACTACTGGGGGTTGGGTACCGTTAATGTGTTTATGAACAGGTTGTGCTTGTTTCACTTGGAATTCATGTAATGTTGGACCAACGCTATGTAAATTTGTGCATGGCCaggaaatcatttttttttttttttttttaaatctttgtaGACTTTCCATTATAAATATGGACTGATGCTTATCCTGGTAATGGGCATAGAGGCGCAATGTGTCAAGTTAATTTTCAACATGGGAAAATATTTCCCCTGAAGAAAAACTTGCTGCAACAGAGACTATTAGACCTACTTGGACCAAATTGCTAACTTTGCCAAGTTTGCCATTGGATTCAGCTGttggtaaaatatatatttttatgttttttgccTACTTCTCATTAGCTAATTTAAAACGGATAAAGTTATATGCCTTTGTGTTTTTAGAAAATGTGCTGTTTCCCCTAAACGGTGAATGTTGAGCGTTCTGCTTCTCCAGTTACAGTAGCTCAATTTCCATAGTACATACCCTCTACCAATTAGTCCGAACTTGCACTTAGCTGAGTGAAACCTTTCTAAAAactgagagataatggggaaagacagggttgccgacatgcaaatgcaccacaagtggtatttttagataccatgcggtggaggttgtgtttttttttgttttgtttttaattgtttggtTAAACCCACTACCAACTTCACTTTGCAAAGCCATtgacctcacactgatgagatccaaaagattgaaatagctgtctgagtagggttactggctatgcatttttttaaaccagtctgtgctgaaaagctgtgtaatgctgcaggcttaagcttataggggggtCCATATTAAAATGGATGAGCAGTAAaatgacacactgctcatttgcgtgtcgttacccagaatccgtggctgcagtagaagcactgttttctaagtgataatggtgaaatacatggttgcagacctatctgagacatgcaaatggacCACAAGTGGTGTGTTTATTTACTCTGCTTAAGGCACAATCCAAgtgggctgttttttttttttgttttttgtttttttcctttacAGAGGATTGGAGCTaatccccattaatttcagctctagggatcccttgcttccagagatacttgtctccatagggggtgccggtatctactgcaagtttaaagctcgtGTCacaggggccaataggaagccacaccggatgacatcatggcttaCTATTgcccgcagggtgcgggagctttgcaaagcggccattacgtgaatcCCAGCTAGCTAGCcggagtggctaccagcacctGCACAGGGTTTAGCTCTGCAGACACCCTTtttcaatcctatgtttaaaaaaaaaaatgtaaaaaatcaaAAGGCAAAAAACCtacagcttggattgctgctttaaattgacTCCTTAAATTCATGTGACACCATGTTTGACTTGCTTGACTTCTGTGATATCAACAGAAATGAGGTTCAATGTCATGAAGAAGTGCTGGAGATTTTCTGGAGAAATGAACCTTCCTTTCTCTGGCTGGGCTTGGAGGGAAAGTCATTATAAGAAGTGGTGCTAAAAACAACCACAATTTACATTGATTTTTTGCaagtaaaaataccacttgtgagcacattcacatctcgcaggtctgcaaccctgcttttcaccattatctcctagcattcagtgcttccactgcagtcatggattctgggtaaggacatgcaaatgagcaaacggtgtcacctttttgcttttatattcattttaacatggagccctaaccttatgcctgccgtataTTGATTTCTGACCCTGAAAACTACTGGTTATTAGAAAATGAAGTATTTAATTGCAAGAAATATGAGAAATAATCATTCCTGTTATTTTGTGCAAACTGGGACTGTAAATCTTTAAAGCAGTGGTCCAAGCTGTGTTTTTCTGTGTGCTCCCCCTctgtttaatatgtgcatcaatacaatccacactaagtaattagctaagatgCCAATCGATCtgctctcctgtgatcgatcggctgAGATTTGGCTCTTGGTCACTAAATggctcagtgcagcagaagacgaCCAAAGATGCtaagttctgtgggaaagatcatgtgaccagacagtctctagataaaattggtgcactgctagagagagggcagggctcaaaaaggggtgtgccagagcctgtttcagaagaggaaggggatgtgactttgtaaatggttgctacattataatacattaaaaatgtaattgagttgtagcatttttttttgtttaaaaaaaagtattttctcatagtacagaactgatttatttaaaaaaaaaaaaggctattgcttggtctgcagctttaattcagTATGGAATTGCGGTATATCAGGCAgaacttgttttgtttttttaaagcaggggaatctggagctaaccccattaatttgagctcggcgaccccctgcttccagacatGCGTACTTCCATAGTGAGTACCACCGGTAGCTTCTCCAGGGTTCCCATGATGGCTGATTTTCAAagcttgcgggccaataggagacCGTGATGTCTTCTGTGTGCTTTTCTACTGACCCATGTGACGCAGGAGTTACAAAAAGCAGAGCTACCTGCACCCCCTTTTTGGAAGcaagcatctctggaagcagggggtccctggagctgaaattaacgggttcagctccggagaccccatgcttcaatcctgtatacaAAAAGGAGGCAGCTTGGATTGCTGATTTTAAGtatacttctcccccccccccccccccccccacaggttcTGATGTTATAATTGCACTTGCAAAGGATATGTTTGTTACGAAACGCATTTCTTCTTTACTGTTCAAGTTGGTTATTAACTTTTGAGTGCACCCATCTAATTTTAGAAGTTACAAGTctcctggggttttttttttttcattgtaaagTTACTAGACAAATGATTAAAGCTGGTTGACTTTATCTCGTAAATAAAATGTCCTCTCGGGGCATCGAAAGATTCAAGTGCTACATCTTACTGTTTTTGAAAACAGATTAAACTCCTAAGAATTTAACTTTTCTGCTACGGGGGCCAGAATAAACCTAGACTGTATGGACTGTGAatgagatttgtttttttttttgttgtaagaTTGACactttggatgttttttttcttttcagaacaAATCCTTTACAACATAAAGCAAGAGTATAAACGCATGCAAAAGCGAAGACATTTAGAAAACCACTTCCAGCCAACAGACCCCTGCTGTTCCACTGGGGGACATCCACACGCTTTCCTCACCTCTGGGCCAACCTTACCTGGTGAGTAGGCTTTGTTACATGCTTTCCTTGCGTAAACCAGCATTACTGGTGACTGTTAGAGATTGCcttccatctttttttttttttttttttttttttttaagcagggGGTTTCTTAGCTGATTAATTTCTGCTCTGGGGTCCCCCGCTACACAAGATACTTGCCTTTGTAGGGGGTGCCTGTAGCAGCTCCAGCTGGTCTTGGTTAGGCTATCAAAATGGCTTAAACTCCTGCGCTGTCTCTGCTGGCctacgtgactgggacatttaaaacctgcggagctgctacggcaccccctacggaggtacgtATCTCCAGGagaaggggtccctggagctgaaatgaacgtacCAGAGAGCCCCTGCTTCCCACATAGGAGAGAGCATATGCTTCTTTAAAGCGGCATTTCACTCAAAAAAATGCCCTTAATGAATAGCAACTATTTACACAGTCGcatcacttcctcttttgaaataggcagctCTATTGGAtgccctgggaagcagaatcttcgccgatcaatcacgggggataacggatcgatcagcagttTATATAATTGCATTGCCATAGATGTATACtgctaaaatgtattttttgttttgttttgaggAAATACCCCTATAATTAGTCTGTGGCTAGTAGCGGAGTACACATTCTACACTTGTTTGGGTTCTTTGACCTTCACTTATCTGCCGTTGGTGCACTGAATGAACCTTTAAACAATCCATTTCAACATCCATTGAACTTTACATGAAGCACATTTACCATGGACACTAGATCTCAAACACAAGCCTCTTTAAAGCAATGTATGGCattcacacacttttttttttttttttttttcttcctttcctTTTTTAAACATTTGTATAGAAGTGCTTTGTAGGTGTTTATTGATATTGGCAATGTACAATATTCACAAAAGATCAAGAAGTATTTCATTATGTATTTTGCAATAAGGACTGTAggtatataatttaaaaaaaactttccaCTTTATAAGTCCTGTTTGCTTTCACAGTAAGTTTATGCTATTGCTAACACTGCTGTTGAGGTAGTTGTAGTTGCTGAAAGTTGACATTGAGTGGTTGCTGTTTATTAATTTCCACAATGTCCTTAAATGTAAATGTTGTAGAAGTTTTAATTGTACCCTTTCTGCATGAAGGGACGTCCTCTGCATCACCGTTAAGAAAGGAACAACCACTGTTTACTCTAAGGCAAGTTGGAATGATTTGTGAGCGTCTCCTTAAAGAACGTGAAGATAAAGTTCGTGAAGAATATGAAGAAATTTTGACCACAAAACTTGCAGGTATTACCTTTACTTGGCAATaactctgggggggagggggtgtctaCTGTTTGGATAGCAACTATTGTATtcaacattaaagcagcagtttaagcaatatcctacgtgtttttttgggttttttaaatcagttctgtactatgagaaaatacttgtagcatttacaaaaaaaaaaaagaatgttttaaatgtagcagcatttccaaagtgacagcccccgtccccttctgacaggctctggctcttgagcccgccctctctagcagtgaaccaattgtatctagtaactgcccagccaatcatattccagaactacatttcccataatGCTAAATTAAATAACCCCGAGCAAAGTGATTACATGAGAACGGATCgctctgcagcttagctaatcacttgtcagtgtgcagattgtattgatgcacatattgaatgggctatatatagttttttttttttgttgtttgttttttactgcagctttaaaggcctATAACATAGGGAAGCTGGAGATAAAatagtaatgcatacacaatatTTTTTTGTCATTGTTGATATTTGGAATTCAAGCTTTCTTGCGGTTTCTTGAGACATGGGGATTGTCAtagccttggggggggggggggggagaagtgctTGGGTTAACATGGGACACGATGGA comes from Ascaphus truei isolate aAscTru1 chromosome 4, aAscTru1.hap1, whole genome shotgun sequence and encodes:
- the AKIRIN2 gene encoding akirin-2, with protein sequence MACGATLKRTMDFDPLLSPSASPKRRRCAPLSPGPSPQKYLRMEPSPFGEVSSRLTAEQILYNIKQEYKRMQKRRHLENHFQPTDPCCSTGGHPHAFLTSGPTLPGTSSASPLRKEQPLFTLRQVGMICERLLKEREDKVREEYEEILTTKLAEQYDAFVKFTHDQIMRRYGEQPASYVS